The genomic DNA GCGCCTGATCGAGACCCTCGCCCCGTTCGAGCACCTGCTCCCGGGCCACGTCCAGGACATTCGTCGCCGCTAGGGTCACCGGGCACTCCACTCTTCATCCGTCGTCAACATCGAACTTGAACGGTGTTTAGGATACAGGCGTGGACACGCACCGCCGCCACGGCCGGGACGAGGTGGTCGCCAAGGCCGCTCACCTGCTCGACGAGTACGGCCTCGCCGACCTGACCATGCGACGACTGGCGCGCGAACTCGGCGTCACGCCAGGCGCGCTCTACTGGCACTTCGCCGACAAGCAGGAACTGCTTGGCGCCGTCGCCGACCGCATCCTCGAACCCACCTGCCGAGAACCCGCCGACGCGCCGTGGGCAGCGCGCATCGTCGCCATCGGATCGGGCCTGCGCGAAGCGCTGCTGTCGAGCACCGACGGGGCGGAACTGGTGTCGGCCACCTTCGCGTCCGGCACGTCGCAGGCCCTGCGCGGCATCCTCGAGCGACTGGTCGCGGCCGCCGATGACGCGGGCTTCGTGCCCACCAACGCCGAACTCGCCGCTCGCACGATCGTCTACTACGTCCTCGGGTTCACCGCCGACGAGCAGTCGCGGCTGCAGTGGGACGCCGCGGGCGCGCTGCCCCACGAACAGTCGGTTCTGACGTCGAACCCCAACGCACGCTTCACGTTCGGACTGCGGCTGCTCACCGACGGGATGGCTGCGCGGCAGGCGTCAGACGCCGATGACGGTGTCGATCCGGGCGTCGCCGTCCCAGCGCCGTAGCGCCGCGAACGTCCCGGCCACGTCGTCGCCGCCCAGCACCTCCAGGGCGGCCGGCAGGTCGCCCGGCGGTAGACGCCGGCACACGGTCACGTGCGGGGTCCACTGGCCCGGCAGCGCATGGGGGAACGGCCCAGGGTCCTGATGGCCGATGCTGCGCTCGTGCACGTCCCGATGCAGCCGCAGCAGGGGTTCGCTCGGGATCACCAACCTGACCACCGTCAGCGACCGCCGTCCGAACACCATCACCGCGCCGATGCGACACGGCATGGGCAGCGACCGCGCGGCCTCCGCCAGCTCCCCGTCGACGGACGCCGAGATGCGCTCGGACACCGCGAGCGTGACGTGTGGGCGGTTGGTCGGCGACCGGTGCCGGGCCTGACTCGGCAGCCCTGCCTCGGCGAGCGCGGTCCAGTCGCGGCGCAGCGCATCGTCGGTGGCCTCGTCGAAGATCAGCTCGATCGAGTGCGCCACTACAGCAGACTCCGCAGCCAGTCCGGTGAGAACACCCGGGCACTCAGATCGGCGAACGACGCCGGATCCAGCGCGCCCGAGCCGGACGGCAGCACGGCACGCACCGGCGCGATCTCCGCGAGCGCGTCGAGGTTCGACGCCTCTGCGACGTTCGGCGCGGCGGGATACGCACCGACGATCACACCGGCACACGGAACACTCTGCGCGCCAAGGGCTTCCACCGTGAGAGCAGTGTGGTTGAGCGTCCCCAGCCCGGCGGCGGCCACGACGAGCACCGGGGCGCCGACGTCGCCCGCGAGGTCGCGCAGCGTCGCCCGTTCCGACGACAGCTCGACGAGCAGACCACCCGCCCCCTCGACGATCACCAGCCGATCCGGCGCATCGGACCCCAGGATCAGATCGCCCAACTCGGCCCGGCTGGGCAGCACGGCCCCCGATCGCAGCGCCGCCGCACGGGGCGCCAGCGGCTCGGGATAACGCCACCCGCGGATCAGTCGGTCGACGCCGGCGAGCCTGCCGATCTCAGCGAGGTCGTCGTCACCCTCGACGAGGGTCGGGCCCGATCCCGTCTGCACGGGCTTGCACACGGCGACGTCGATGCCTGCGATCCCGGCCGCGCATGCCAGCGCTGCGGTCGCCACCGTCTTCCCCACGCCGGTGTCGGTGCCCGTCACGACGACGATGCTCATGATCGCGCCGTCGCCAGGACTTCCGTCAGCACCCGGCGAGCCAGGTCCAGATCGTCGTCGGTCAGGGACGCACGCGCGGTGAGGCGCAGGCGCGACGTGCCCACCGGTACCGTCGGCGGCCGGAAACAGCCCACCCGCAGACCCCGTTCCAGGCACCCGTTGGCGGCGGCGAGCGCGACGTCCGGCTCCCCCAGGATCACCGACACCACCGCCGACCCCGGCGTCTCGGACACACCGCAGACCTCAGCCAGCGCACGGGCATTCGCGAGTACGGCGTCCGCGCGCCACGGTTCGGCGATCAGCACGTTCAGAGCGGCCCACGCCGCACCCACGGCGGCAGGCGCAAGGCCGGTGTCGAAGATGAACGGCCGGGCGGCGTCGATCAGATGGTCGCGCACCGGCCTCGGCCCGAGCACCACGCCGCCCTGACTGCCGAGCGCCTTGGACAGCGTCGTCGTCATCACCACGTCGGGCGCACCGGCCAGACCGACCTCGTGCAGCAGCCCCCGACCGCCGTCGCCGCGAACCCCTAGGCCATGGGCCTCGTCGACGATCAGCAGCGCACCGTGTCGGCGGCATACGTCATGCAGTCTGCGCATCGGCGCCATTGCACCGTCGGCGCTGAACACCGAGTCGGTCAGGACGACGGCCCGCTCCTCGCTGCGCGCGGCGAGCGCCTCGTCGACGGCGTCGACGTCGCGGTGCGGCGTCACCGCCACCCGGGCGCGGGAGAGTCGGCACGCGTCGACCAGCGAGGCATGGGTGTAGGCGTCGGACACCAGCAGCGAGCCGGGCCCGGACAGCGCGACGACGGCACCGAGGTTGGCGGTGTAGCCCGAGGAGAACACCAGGGCCGACTCCGCGCCGACGAACTGCGCCAGCGCCTCCTCGAAGCCCTCGTGCAACTCGGTGTTGCCGGTGACGAGTCGCGACCCCGTCGAACCGGCGCCCCACGTCCGCAGCGCCTCGACACCACCGTCGATCACCGCGCGGTGCGCGGCCAAACCGAGGTAGTCGTTGGAGGCCAGGTCCAGTTCGGTGCCCACCGGCGGCCGGGCCCGAAGCGACCTGCGCAGGCCGGCAGCGCGGCGCTGACGCTCGACGTCCTCCAACCAGGACAGCGGTGACAGCGCAGACGTCGGAAACGACCGTGGCACCCGAACTCCCTCCGACACTTGAACACCGTTCAGGTTAGTGCACGCGCGACCGCCACCATCCCCGACCCGATGCGAGCCACCTCGTCGGGAGTGCACACGAACGGCGGCATGGCGTACACCAGATTCCGGAACGGACGCAGCCACAGGCCGTGGTCGAGCGCCACGGCCGTCGCCCGCGGGACGTCCACGGCCTGCGCCATCTCGATCACGCCGATCGCGCCGAGAACGCGGACGTCGGCGACGCCGTCGATGCCTGCCGCCGGCGCCAGGCCCGCGCGCAGTCCCGCCTCGATCTCACCCACCCGCGCCTGCCAGTCCTGACCGAGGAGCAACTCGACCGACGCGACCGACACCGCGCACGCCAACGCATTCGCCATGAACGTGGGGCCGTGCATCAGCGCACCCTCGTCGCTGGCGCTGATCACCCCGGCCACCTCGCCGGTGCAGAGCGTCGCCGCCAGCGTCAGGTAGCCGCCCGTCAGGGCCTTGCCCACGCACATCACGTCTGGGGTCACCCCCGCCAGGTCGGCGGCGAACAGCGCACCCGTGCGGCCGAACCCGGTGGCGATCTCGTCGAAGACCAGCAGCACGTCGTGCCGCGAACACCCGGCGCGCAGGTCGGCGAGGTAGCGCGGATCGTGGAACCGCATGCCACCGGCGCCCTGCACCACCGGCTCGACGATCACGGCCGCGACCTCGTCCGCCCGCTCGGCGAGCTGACGCGCGAAGGCCTCGGCGTAGGCCGGGTCGTACTCCGAGGGCACCTGCGGTGCGAAGACCTGCGGGCTCAGCACGTTGCGCCACAGCGTGTGCATCCCGCCGTCGGGGTCGCACACGCTCATCGGCGTGAACGTGTCGCCGTGGTACCCACCACGCCAGGTCATGAGGCGGTGCCTACCGGGCCGGCCGCGCGCCACCTGATACTGCAGCGCCATCTTCGCGGCGATCTCGACCGCCACGGACCCGGAGTCGCTGAAGAAGACCGCGTCGAGGCCCTCGGGGGTGATCTCGACCAGCAGCTGGGCCAACCGGGCCGCGGGCTCGTGGGTCAACCCGCCGAACATGACGTGGTTCATCGTCGCGAGCTGGTTCGTGATCGCGGCGTCGAGCACCGGATGGCCGTGGCCGTGAATCGCCGTCCACCAGGAACTCATCGCATCGATCACCTCGACGGGGTGGCCGTCCCGGATGACCGTCAGCGACGCGCCCTTGGCGCCGACGGCCACGACCGGCGCCATGGCCTCGGCGCCGATCGTGCTGTACGGGTGCCACACGTGGGCGGCATCGATCGCACTGATCTCGTCGGGCGTCAACGCAGCCACGGCCCATCGCTCCCTTCACGTGGGGGCTCATCGTCGAGATGAGCGCACACCCCGCCGCACGGTAGATTGTCCGACGACCATGCTGACCCTCGCCCCTACCCGGACGGCGTCGCGTACCGAATCCGGGTCCGCTTCGCCTGCCGCCATGGGCACCAGGACGTCGGGCTTCTACCGCCACGATCTCGACGGTCTCCGGGGCGTCGCGATCGCGCTCGTCGCGGTGTTCCACGTGTGGTTCGGCAGGGTCTCCGGTGGCGTCGACGTCTTCCTGGCACTCTCGGGTTTCTTCTTCGGTGGTCGCCTGCTGCGCGCGGCGCTGACCCCGACCGCGTCACTGGCACCGCTGCCCGAGGTGAAGCGGCTGGTGCGCAGGCTGCTGCCCGCACTGGTCGTGGTGCTGGCGGCCTCGGCGGTGCTCACGATCCTGGTGCAGCCCGAGACCCGGTGGGAGACGTTCGCAGACCAGAGCCTCGCCAGCCTCGGTTACTACCAGAACTGGGAATTGCTCAGGACCGCATCGGATTACCTGCGGGCAGGCGAGTCGGTCAGCCCGCTGCAGCACATCTGGTCGATGTCGGTGCAGGGCCAGTTCTACATCGCTTTCCTCGCGCTGATCTTCGGCGTCGCCTTCCTGCTGCGCCGCATCGTCGGACGGCACATGCGCGCACTGCTGATCGTGCTGCTGACGGCACTCACCATCGCGTCGTTCGTGTACGCCGTGATCGCGCACGGCGAGAACCCCTCCACCGCGTACTACGACAGCTTCGCCCGCGCCTGGGAGTTGCTGCTGGGCGCCCTGGCCGGAGCGGTGGTTCCGTACGTGCGCTGGCCGATGTGGCTCCGCACGGTGGTGTCCGTCATCGCCCTGGCAGCGATCCTGTCCTGCGGCGCGTTCATCGACGGCGTCAGGGAGTTCCCCGGCCCGTGGGCGCTGGTGCCGGTCGGCGCAACCATCCTGTTCATCCTGAGCGCGGCCAACCGGGCAGCCGACCCGCACGTCGCCAAGGCCGGCGCCCGGATGCCCGCACCGAACCGCCTCATGGCCACGGCGCCGTTCGTCAAGCTGGGTACGATCGCGTACTCGCTGTACCTGTGGCACTGGCCGCTGCTGATCTTCTGGCTGGCCTACAGCGGCCACACCCGCGCCAACTTCGTCGAAGGCGCGATCATCCTGCTGCTCTCGGGCGTACTGGCGTGGCTGACCATGCGCTACGTCGAGGAACCGTTGCGGCTGCGCGCGCCCGTGGCCACCCGGCCGACGGTGTCCGTTCCGCTGCGCAAGCGGCTGCGCCGACCCACGATCGTCCTGGGGTCGATCGTCACGCTGCTCGGCGTCGCATTGACGGCGACGTCGTTCACGTGGCGTGAGCACATGACCATCCAGCGGGCGAACGGCAAGGAACTCAGCGGCCTGTCCTCACGCGACTACCCGGGTGCGCGCGCACTGGTCAACAACGCCCGGGTGCCGAAGCTGCCGATGCGACCCACGGTCCTCGAAGCCCAGGACGACCTGCCGCAGACCACCATCGACCAGTGCATCAGCGACTTCGACGACGCCGGCATCAGAAGCTGTGCCTACGGCGACGAAACGGCCACCCGCACGATCGCCCTGGCCGGCGGCTCGCACGCCGAACACTGGATCACCGCGCTCGACCTGCTGGGCAGGCTGCACGGTTTCAAGGTCGTCACCTACCTCAAGATGGGGTGCCCGCTGACCACCGAGGAAACTCCGCTCGTCATGGGCGACAACCGCGAGTATCCGAAGTGCCGGGAGTGGAACCTCAAGGTGATGCCCCGCCTGATCGCCGACCATCCCGACTACGTGTTCACCACCTCGACCCGGCCATGGAACATCAAGGACGGCGACGTTATGCCCAGCGCCTACGTCGGCATCTGGCAGGCATTCGCAAAGGCGCGCATCCCGGTGCTGGCCATGCGGGACACGCCATGGAACGTCCGCGACGGCGAACCGTTCTTCCCCGCTGACTGCATCGCCGGGGGCGGCGACGCCAGCACCTGCGGCATCAAGCGCTCGGAGGTACTGTCCGATCACAACCCCACGCTGGACTTCGTCAAGCAGTTCCCACTGCTGAAACCGCTCGACATGAGCGACGCGGTCTGCCGTGAGGACCAGTGCCGCGCCGTCGAGGGGAATGTGTTGATATATCACGACTCCCACCACTTCACCACGACGTACATGCGCACGATGACCAACGAATTGGGGCGCCAGATCGCCGAGATCACCAGGTGGTGGTGACTCCCGCGGACGTGAGGACACCGACCGGCACGGCCCACGTTGGGAGCGAATGACACATGGTCTCTGCCATCTGGCCGGGAACGGCCTATCCGCTGGGTGCCACCTATGACGGTGCGGGCACCAACTTCTCGGTGTTCTCCGAAGTCGCCGACTCGGTCGAACTCTGCCTGATCGAGAAGGACGGCACCGAGGAGCGGGTGGTACTCGACGAGTGCGACGGGTTCGTCTGGCACGGCTACCTGCCCACCGTCAGCCCCGGGCAGCGGTACGGCTTCCGCGTGCACGGGCCGTGGGATCCGGCATCGGGTCACCGGTGCGACGCCAGCAAGCTGCTCCTCGATCCGTACGGCAAGTCCTTCCACGGCGAGTTCGACTTCAGTCAGGCGCTGTTCTCCTACGACCTCGACGCCAACGACCTCGCCACCGGTGGCACCCCGCCGCGGATCGACTCACTGGGACACACCATGACCAGCGTCGTGATCAACCCGTTCTTCAACTGGGCGTCCGACCGTTCGCCGAACACGCCGTACCACGAGACGGTCATCTACGAGGCGCACGTCAAGGGCATGACCCAGACCCACCCGGCCATCCCCGAGGAGCAACGCGGCACGTACGCCGGCCTCGCGCACCCCGCGATCATCGAGCACCTCAAGTCGCTCAACGTCACGGCCATCGAACTCATGCCCGTGCACCAATTCCTGCACGATCATCGACTGGTCGAACTCGGCCTGCGAAACTACTGGGGCTACAACAGCTTTGGCTTCTTCGCCCCGCACCATCAGTACGCGTCGAACCAGAGCGCGGGTGGCGTGGTCGGCGAGTTCAAGACCATGGTCCGCTCGTTCCACGATGCCGGCATCGAGGTCATCCTCGACGTCGTCTACAACCACACCGCCGAAGGCAACCACCTCGGCCCCACGCTGAACTTCCGCGGCATCGACAACGCGGCGTACTACCGCCTCCTCGACGGCGACCCGCGGTTGTACAAGGACTTCACCGGCACCGGCAACAGCCTCAACGTCCGCCATCCGCACACGCTGCAGCTGATCATGGATTCGCTGCGGTACTGGGTGATCGACATGCACGTCGACGGGTTCCGGTTCGACCTCGCCTCGACGCTGGCCCGGGAACTGCACGACGTGGACCGTCTGAGTGCGTTCTTCGACCTGGTGCAGCAGGACCCCGTGATCAGTCAGGTCAAGCTCATCGCCGAACCGTGGGACGTCGGCGAGGGCGGCTACCAGGTGGGCAACTTCCCGGGTTTGTGGACCGAATGGAACGGGAAGTATCGCGACACAGTGCGTGACTACTGGCGGGGAGAGCCCGCGACCCTAGGCGAATTCGCATCTCGATTGACCGGCTCGTCGGACCTCTATGAGGCCACGGGTCGGCGACCGAGCGCGAGCATCAACTTCGTCACCGCCCACGACGGGTTCACCCTCGCGGATCTGGTGTCGTACAACGAGAAACACAACGAGGCCAATGGTGAGGACAACCGCGACGGCGAGAGCCACAACCGGTCGTGGAACTGTGGCGTCGAGGGTCCGACCGACGACCCGGAGATCCTGGCACTGCGCGCTAGGCAGATGCGCAACATCATGGTCACCCTCCTGGTCAGCCAGGGCACGCCCATGATCAGCCACGGCGACGAGTTCGGCCGCACCCAGCACGGCAACAACAACGTGTACTGCCAGGACTCCGAGATCTCGTGGATGGACTGGACGATGTGCGAGACCAACGCCGATCTGGTCACCTTCACCCGCCGGGTCACCGAACTGCGCAAGAAGCACCCGGTGTTCCGGCGTCGCCGCTTCTTCGAAGGCAAGCCGCTGCGCACCGGCGACGAAGTGCGCGACATCGCATGGCTCACCCCGTCGGGGACCGAGATGACGTCAACAGAATGGAATTCGGGGTTCAAATTCGTGGCCATGTTCCTCAACGGCGATGCCATCCCGTCGCCGAACGCACGCGGTGAGAGGGTCGTCGACGACACCTTCCTGCTGTGCTTCAACGCTCACCGCAACCCGGTCGACCTCATCGCACCCGATGCGAGCTATGCCGCCCACTGGGTGGGCGCCCTCGACACGGCCGATCCGACCGGCGCCTGCGACCACTCCCTGTCGGCCGGCGACACCACGTCGCTGCCCGGCCGGTCCGTTCTCGTCCTGCGCAAGACGGCGTGACGACGGTGACTCGACCAACGACGACCACACGACCCATCCTGTCGACCTACCGTCTGCAGATGCGTGGTGACCAGTTCACCTTCGCCGATGCCGAGGCGCTGATCGACTACCTCGACGACCTCGGCGTCAGCCACGTCTACCTCTCCCCCATCCTCACCGCCGCCAAGGGCTCCACCCATGGCTACGACGTGACCGACCCCACCACGGTGTCGCCGGAACTCGGTGGAGCCGACGGGCTTTCGCGGCTCGCCGACGCCGTGCACCAGCGCGGCATGGGCATGATCGTCGACATCGTGCCCAACCACGTCGGCGTGGACGACCCCACCCAGAACGCATGGTGGTGGGATCTGCTCGCCCACGGGCGCGACTCGGCGTACGCGCCGTACTTCGACGTCGACTGGACCCTGGATCCCGACGGTCGCATCGTCCTGCCGGTACTCGGCTCCGACGACGACCTCGACGACCTCACCGTCGACGGCGACGTGCTGCGTCTCGGCGACCGCACCTGGCCGCTGGCGACCGGCACCGGCTCCGGATCCGGCCGCGACGCCCACGATCGGCAGCACTACAAGCTGATCAGCTGGCGCCACAACGTATGCGGCTACCGGCGGTTCTTCTCCATCACCTCGCTCGCCGGACTGCGCCAGGAGGATCGCGCCGTCTTCGACGCCACCCACGTCGAGGTGAAGCGCTGGTTCGACGAGGGCATCGTCGACGGGATCCGCATCGACCATCCCGATGGTCTGACCAACCCGACGCTGTACCTGCAGTGGCTACGAGAACTCACCGGCCCCGACGCGTGGATCGTCATCGAGAAGATCCTCGCCGTCACCGAGCCGCTGGACCCGACGCTGCCCGTGCAGGGCACCACCGGATACGACGTGCTGCGCGAGGTCGGTGGCCTGTTCGTCGACCCGACGGGTCGCCGGGCCCTCACCGAACTCGTCGACACCTCCGGCGTCGACCACGGCCAGATGACCACGATGGCACGCGAACTCAAGTCCCGGGCCGTCACCGACACCCTCGGCAGCGAACTCGCCAGGCTGTGCCGGACCATCGTCGCGGCCACCGGGGAGGACCACCCGGACCTTCCGGACGCCGTGGCAGCACTGCTGACCCACGTCGGCGTATATCGGTCGGACTACCTGTCGCTGTCGTCGATCATGCCGGTCGCGGTCGCCGAGACCATCAGCGAGGCACCAGAACTCGACGAGGCCCTCGCGATCGTCACCGCAGCCGTGGCAACCAGTCCGGAGGCCGCAGCGCGACTGCAGCAGCTGTCCGGGGCGGCGACGGCGAAGTCGATGGAGGACTGCCTCTTCTACCGCGATGCGCGCCTGGTGTCGCTCAACGAGGTCGGCGGCGAACCGGAGTGGTTCGGCGTCGGCAAGGCCGAGTTCCACGACCGCAACGCGGTGCGCGCCAAGCTGTGGCCGTCGGCGATGACCACGCTCACCACCCACGACACCAAGCGCGGCGAGGACGTCCGGGCGCGGATCGGCGTGCTCTCCCAGGTGCCGTCACTGTGGGGCGAATTGGTCGGTGCCTGGTTGGCCGCGACACCGGCCCCCGACACGGGTACCGCACTGTTCCTGCTGCAGAACGTCTTCGGCGTGTGGCCGGTCACCGGCCACGTCACCCAGGAACTGCGCGACCGGCTGCACGC from Mycolicibacterium arabiense includes the following:
- a CDS encoding TetR/AcrR family transcriptional regulator → MDTHRRHGRDEVVAKAAHLLDEYGLADLTMRRLARELGVTPGALYWHFADKQELLGAVADRILEPTCREPADAPWAARIVAIGSGLREALLSSTDGAELVSATFASGTSQALRGILERLVAAADDAGFVPTNAELAARTIVYYVLGFTADEQSRLQWDAAGALPHEQSVLTSNPNARFTFGLRLLTDGMAARQASDADDGVDPGVAVPAP
- a CDS encoding 2'-5' RNA ligase family protein, whose amino-acid sequence is MAHSIELIFDEATDDALRRDWTALAEAGLPSQARHRSPTNRPHVTLAVSERISASVDGELAEAARSLPMPCRIGAVMVFGRRSLTVVRLVIPSEPLLRLHRDVHERSIGHQDPGPFPHALPGQWTPHVTVCRRLPPGDLPAALEVLGGDDVAGTFAALRRWDGDARIDTVIGV
- the bioD gene encoding dethiobiotin synthase; translation: MSIVVVTGTDTGVGKTVATAALACAAGIAGIDVAVCKPVQTGSGPTLVEGDDDLAEIGRLAGVDRLIRGWRYPEPLAPRAAALRSGAVLPSRAELGDLILGSDAPDRLVIVEGAGGLLVELSSERATLRDLAGDVGAPVLVVAAAGLGTLNHTALTVEALGAQSVPCAGVIVGAYPAAPNVAEASNLDALAEIAPVRAVLPSGSGALDPASFADLSARVFSPDWLRSLL
- a CDS encoding 8-amino-7-oxononanoate synthase; the protein is MPRSFPTSALSPLSWLEDVERQRRAAGLRRSLRARPPVGTELDLASNDYLGLAAHRAVIDGGVEALRTWGAGSTGSRLVTGNTELHEGFEEALAQFVGAESALVFSSGYTANLGAVVALSGPGSLLVSDAYTHASLVDACRLSRARVAVTPHRDVDAVDEALAARSEERAVVLTDSVFSADGAMAPMRRLHDVCRRHGALLIVDEAHGLGVRGDGGRGLLHEVGLAGAPDVVMTTTLSKALGSQGGVVLGPRPVRDHLIDAARPFIFDTGLAPAAVGAAWAALNVLIAEPWRADAVLANARALAEVCGVSETPGSAVVSVILGEPDVALAAANGCLERGLRVGCFRPPTVPVGTSRLRLTARASLTDDDLDLARRVLTEVLATARS
- a CDS encoding adenosylmethionine--8-amino-7-oxononanoate transaminase, which encodes MAALTPDEISAIDAAHVWHPYSTIGAEAMAPVVAVGAKGASLTVIRDGHPVEVIDAMSSWWTAIHGHGHPVLDAAITNQLATMNHVMFGGLTHEPAARLAQLLVEITPEGLDAVFFSDSGSVAVEIAAKMALQYQVARGRPGRHRLMTWRGGYHGDTFTPMSVCDPDGGMHTLWRNVLSPQVFAPQVPSEYDPAYAEAFARQLAERADEVAAVIVEPVVQGAGGMRFHDPRYLADLRAGCSRHDVLLVFDEIATGFGRTGALFAADLAGVTPDVMCVGKALTGGYLTLAATLCTGEVAGVISASDEGALMHGPTFMANALACAVSVASVELLLGQDWQARVGEIEAGLRAGLAPAAGIDGVADVRVLGAIGVIEMAQAVDVPRATAVALDHGLWLRPFRNLVYAMPPFVCTPDEVARIGSGMVAVARALT
- a CDS encoding acyltransferase family protein — encoded protein: MLTLAPTRTASRTESGSASPAAMGTRTSGFYRHDLDGLRGVAIALVAVFHVWFGRVSGGVDVFLALSGFFFGGRLLRAALTPTASLAPLPEVKRLVRRLLPALVVVLAASAVLTILVQPETRWETFADQSLASLGYYQNWELLRTASDYLRAGESVSPLQHIWSMSVQGQFYIAFLALIFGVAFLLRRIVGRHMRALLIVLLTALTIASFVYAVIAHGENPSTAYYDSFARAWELLLGALAGAVVPYVRWPMWLRTVVSVIALAAILSCGAFIDGVREFPGPWALVPVGATILFILSAANRAADPHVAKAGARMPAPNRLMATAPFVKLGTIAYSLYLWHWPLLIFWLAYSGHTRANFVEGAIILLLSGVLAWLTMRYVEEPLRLRAPVATRPTVSVPLRKRLRRPTIVLGSIVTLLGVALTATSFTWREHMTIQRANGKELSGLSSRDYPGARALVNNARVPKLPMRPTVLEAQDDLPQTTIDQCISDFDDAGIRSCAYGDETATRTIALAGGSHAEHWITALDLLGRLHGFKVVTYLKMGCPLTTEETPLVMGDNREYPKCREWNLKVMPRLIADHPDYVFTTSTRPWNIKDGDVMPSAYVGIWQAFAKARIPVLAMRDTPWNVRDGEPFFPADCIAGGGDASTCGIKRSEVLSDHNPTLDFVKQFPLLKPLDMSDAVCREDQCRAVEGNVLIYHDSHHFTTTYMRTMTNELGRQIAEITRWW
- the glgX gene encoding glycogen debranching protein GlgX, whose translation is MVSAIWPGTAYPLGATYDGAGTNFSVFSEVADSVELCLIEKDGTEERVVLDECDGFVWHGYLPTVSPGQRYGFRVHGPWDPASGHRCDASKLLLDPYGKSFHGEFDFSQALFSYDLDANDLATGGTPPRIDSLGHTMTSVVINPFFNWASDRSPNTPYHETVIYEAHVKGMTQTHPAIPEEQRGTYAGLAHPAIIEHLKSLNVTAIELMPVHQFLHDHRLVELGLRNYWGYNSFGFFAPHHQYASNQSAGGVVGEFKTMVRSFHDAGIEVILDVVYNHTAEGNHLGPTLNFRGIDNAAYYRLLDGDPRLYKDFTGTGNSLNVRHPHTLQLIMDSLRYWVIDMHVDGFRFDLASTLARELHDVDRLSAFFDLVQQDPVISQVKLIAEPWDVGEGGYQVGNFPGLWTEWNGKYRDTVRDYWRGEPATLGEFASRLTGSSDLYEATGRRPSASINFVTAHDGFTLADLVSYNEKHNEANGEDNRDGESHNRSWNCGVEGPTDDPEILALRARQMRNIMVTLLVSQGTPMISHGDEFGRTQHGNNNVYCQDSEISWMDWTMCETNADLVTFTRRVTELRKKHPVFRRRRFFEGKPLRTGDEVRDIAWLTPSGTEMTSTEWNSGFKFVAMFLNGDAIPSPNARGERVVDDTFLLCFNAHRNPVDLIAPDASYAAHWVGALDTADPTGACDHSLSAGDTTSLPGRSVLVLRKTA
- the treY gene encoding malto-oligosyltrehalose synthase, which gives rise to MRGDQFTFADAEALIDYLDDLGVSHVYLSPILTAAKGSTHGYDVTDPTTVSPELGGADGLSRLADAVHQRGMGMIVDIVPNHVGVDDPTQNAWWWDLLAHGRDSAYAPYFDVDWTLDPDGRIVLPVLGSDDDLDDLTVDGDVLRLGDRTWPLATGTGSGSGRDAHDRQHYKLISWRHNVCGYRRFFSITSLAGLRQEDRAVFDATHVEVKRWFDEGIVDGIRIDHPDGLTNPTLYLQWLRELTGPDAWIVIEKILAVTEPLDPTLPVQGTTGYDVLREVGGLFVDPTGRRALTELVDTSGVDHGQMTTMARELKSRAVTDTLGSELARLCRTIVAATGEDHPDLPDAVAALLTHVGVYRSDYLSLSSIMPVAVAETISEAPELDEALAIVTAAVATSPEAAARLQQLSGAATAKSMEDCLFYRDARLVSLNEVGGEPEWFGVGKAEFHDRNAVRAKLWPSAMTTLTTHDTKRGEDVRARIGVLSQVPSLWGELVGAWLAATPAPDTGTALFLLQNVFGVWPVTGHVTQELRDRLHAYAEKAMREAATHTTWNDPDGDFESAVHAWLDAVVDGPVATELTSLVGRLDEYGRNDALGQKLFQLTLPGVPDVYQGTELWEDSLVDPDNRRPVDYAMHRQALNTRDHNKLRVTAAALHLRRERPDTFVSGGYRPVLTDGAAREHVVAFQRGDDVVVAASRWTVRLAESGWGDTTLNLPAGRWTDRLTDREFTGRVAIADLYGDLPVALLERNVD